Proteins co-encoded in one Prescottella sp. R16 genomic window:
- a CDS encoding universal stress protein — MTAGETRYDTDEPSVARDANSVVVGVDGSDAAHDAVVWATRMCAARNLTLRLVHALNFSPYTYGAPYLDVAGIYDWMEVQGKDILTAAAETARRVSADVRISTEISTMGGARWLVSLSEDSRALVLGASGSGAAGGIGSTAVGAASHGVCPVVVVHRRDGEVPDSGPVVVGIDGSPTSERATAVAFEEAALRGVPLVAIHAWSDTPHGTLAGGRNAIRDPRAFEDAEHEVLSERLAGWCERYPDVEVRRELYIDGPRTHLIAWSQKAQLVVVGSRGRGGFRGLLLGSTSNELVQKAQCPVMVVRPERS; from the coding sequence ATGACCGCCGGAGAAACTCGATACGACACCGACGAGCCGTCGGTGGCTCGGGACGCGAACTCGGTGGTGGTGGGAGTCGACGGATCGGACGCCGCGCACGACGCCGTCGTGTGGGCCACCCGCATGTGCGCCGCCCGGAACCTGACACTGCGACTCGTCCACGCACTGAACTTCTCGCCGTACACGTACGGCGCCCCGTACCTCGACGTCGCCGGCATCTACGACTGGATGGAGGTGCAGGGCAAGGACATTCTCACCGCGGCGGCGGAGACGGCGCGCCGGGTGTCCGCCGACGTCCGGATCTCCACCGAGATCTCCACGATGGGCGGAGCCCGCTGGCTGGTGTCGCTGTCGGAGGACTCGCGGGCACTCGTGCTCGGCGCGTCCGGCAGCGGGGCGGCCGGTGGTATCGGGTCGACGGCGGTGGGGGCGGCCAGCCACGGCGTGTGCCCGGTCGTGGTGGTGCACCGACGCGACGGCGAGGTGCCCGACAGCGGTCCGGTGGTCGTCGGTATCGACGGCAGCCCCACCAGCGAGCGGGCCACCGCCGTCGCGTTCGAGGAGGCCGCGCTGCGCGGCGTCCCGCTCGTCGCGATCCACGCGTGGAGCGACACCCCGCACGGCACCCTCGCCGGCGGCCGCAACGCGATCCGCGACCCGCGCGCGTTCGAGGACGCCGAACACGAGGTGCTGTCCGAGCGCCTCGCCGGCTGGTGCGAGCGCTACCCGGACGTCGAGGTCCGGCGGGAGCTCTACATCGACGGGCCGCGCACCCACCTGATCGCGTGGTCGCAGAAGGCGCAGCTGGTGGTGGTCGGCAGCCGGGGCCGCGGCGGATTCCGCGGGCTGCTGCTCGGTTCCACCAGCAACGAGCTGGTGCAGAAAGCACAGTGCCCGGTGATGGTGGTTCGTCCCGAGCGGTCGTAG
- the htpG gene encoding molecular chaperone HtpG, protein MTTGIEQHEFQTETRQILDLMIHSVYSNKDTFLRELVSNSSDALDKLKLEAFRDKDLDADVSDLHIELVPDADARTLTVRDNGIGMSRDEVIDLIGTLAKSGTGELRRKLREAQDAAASEALIGQFGIGFYSTFMVADKVTLLTRKAGEKHATRWESTGDATYTIETVDDAPQGTSVTLHLKDVDTDDHMHDYTSDRVLRDIVKRYSDFISYPVRLQVEDTAETLNSMKALWTRPRSEVTDDEYNEFYKHVSHSWDDPLEIIPMKAEGTFEYQALLFVPSHAPFDLFAREHRAGIHLYVKRVFIMDDCEELMPEYLRFVTGVVDAQDLSLNVSREILQQDRQIRAIRRRLTKKVLTTIRDLQTSDDEQTRAKYTTLWSQFGRVLKEGLLSDVDNRELLLGISSFPSTHSEDEQTTLAQYVARMPEGQDQIYFLTGESRQQLESSPHMEAFRARGLEVLLLTDPVDEVWVTSVPEFDGTPLQSIAQGEVELGTEEEKKAAEAEREERDKEFADLLTYLTETLDDHVKQVRLSTRLTDSPACIVGDEFGMTPALERMYRASGQQVPHFKRILELNPEHPLVAGLRAAHTERSDDPSLAETAELLYGTALLAEGGELEDPAHFAKLLANRLARTV, encoded by the coding sequence ATGACCACGGGTATCGAACAGCACGAGTTCCAGACGGAGACTCGTCAGATTCTGGACTTGATGATTCATTCGGTGTACTCCAACAAGGACACCTTCCTGCGCGAGCTGGTTTCCAACTCGTCCGACGCACTCGACAAACTCAAGCTCGAGGCGTTCCGCGACAAGGACCTCGACGCCGACGTCTCGGACCTGCACATCGAACTGGTGCCGGACGCCGACGCCCGCACACTCACGGTGCGTGACAACGGAATCGGCATGTCCCGCGACGAGGTGATCGACCTGATCGGCACGCTCGCGAAGTCCGGCACCGGCGAACTGCGACGCAAGCTGCGCGAAGCACAGGATGCTGCTGCCTCCGAAGCACTGATCGGCCAGTTCGGCATCGGCTTCTATTCGACGTTCATGGTGGCCGACAAGGTCACTCTGCTGACCCGCAAGGCCGGCGAGAAGCACGCCACGCGCTGGGAGTCCACCGGCGACGCCACCTACACGATCGAGACCGTCGACGACGCCCCGCAGGGCACGTCGGTGACGCTGCACCTCAAGGACGTCGACACCGACGACCACATGCACGACTACACGTCCGACCGCGTCCTGCGCGACATCGTGAAGCGCTACTCCGATTTCATCTCCTACCCGGTGCGGCTGCAGGTCGAGGACACCGCCGAGACGCTGAACTCGATGAAGGCGCTGTGGACACGACCGCGCAGCGAGGTCACCGACGACGAGTACAACGAGTTCTACAAGCACGTCAGCCATTCGTGGGACGACCCGCTCGAGATCATTCCGATGAAGGCGGAGGGCACGTTCGAGTACCAGGCGCTGCTGTTCGTGCCGTCGCACGCGCCGTTCGACCTGTTCGCACGCGAGCACCGGGCCGGGATCCACCTGTACGTCAAGCGGGTGTTCATCATGGACGACTGCGAGGAACTCATGCCCGAGTACCTGCGGTTCGTCACCGGTGTCGTCGATGCGCAGGACCTGTCGCTCAACGTGTCCCGCGAAATCCTGCAGCAGGACCGGCAGATCCGGGCGATCCGCCGCCGGCTCACCAAGAAGGTGCTCACCACGATCCGGGACCTGCAGACGTCCGACGACGAGCAGACCCGGGCCAAGTACACCACGCTGTGGTCGCAGTTCGGCCGGGTCCTCAAGGAGGGCCTGCTGTCGGACGTCGACAATCGTGAACTGCTGCTGGGGATCTCGTCGTTCCCGTCGACGCACAGCGAGGACGAGCAGACCACGCTCGCGCAGTACGTCGCCCGCATGCCCGAGGGCCAGGACCAGATCTACTTCCTCACCGGCGAGTCCCGGCAGCAGCTCGAGTCGTCGCCGCACATGGAGGCGTTCCGGGCCCGCGGGCTCGAGGTGCTGCTGCTGACCGATCCGGTCGACGAGGTGTGGGTGACGTCGGTTCCCGAGTTCGACGGCACACCGCTGCAGTCGATCGCGCAGGGCGAGGTGGAGCTCGGCACCGAGGAGGAGAAGAAGGCCGCCGAGGCCGAGCGGGAGGAACGCGACAAGGAGTTCGCGGACCTGCTCACCTACCTCACCGAGACGCTCGACGACCACGTCAAACAGGTGCGGCTGTCGACGCGGTTGACGGATTCACCGGCGTGCATCGTCGGCGACGAATTCGGCATGACACCGGCGCTCGAGCGCATGTACCGGGCGTCGGGACAGCAGGTTCCGCACTTCAAGCGGATCCTGGAACTCAACCCGGAGCATCCGCTGGTGGCGGGACTGCGGGCCGCGCACACCGAGCGCAGCGACGATCCGAGTCTCGCCGAGACCGCCGAACTGCTGTACGGCACAGCGCTTCTCGCAGAAGGTGGAGAGCTCGAGGATCCGGCGCATTTCGCGAAGCTGCTCGCGAACCGGCTGGCCCGCACCGTGTAG
- a CDS encoding response regulator transcription factor → MTRVFLVDDHEIVRRGLIDLLGSAPDLTVVGEAASVGEAMARIPATGVDVAVLDVRLPDGNGVELCRDLRTVLPDLRCLMLTSYADDEALFDAVMAGASGFVLKQILGTDLISAVRTVGTGGSLLDSRATAALMQRIRSERTADPLADLSDQERAVFDLIGEGLTNREIAERLFLAEKTIKNYVSRLLAKLGMQRRTQAAVLATELRNSKRG, encoded by the coding sequence ATGACACGGGTCTTTCTGGTCGACGACCACGAGATCGTCCGACGGGGGCTGATCGACCTCCTGGGCAGTGCCCCCGACCTCACGGTGGTCGGGGAAGCCGCGTCGGTGGGGGAGGCGATGGCCCGCATCCCGGCCACCGGTGTCGACGTCGCCGTCCTCGACGTCCGGCTGCCCGACGGCAACGGCGTCGAACTGTGCCGCGACCTGCGAACCGTCCTGCCCGACCTGCGCTGCCTCATGCTCACGTCGTACGCCGACGACGAAGCTCTGTTCGACGCCGTCATGGCCGGTGCCTCCGGTTTCGTACTCAAACAGATCCTCGGCACCGACCTGATCTCCGCCGTCCGCACCGTCGGCACCGGCGGCTCGCTCCTCGACAGCCGCGCCACCGCCGCCCTCATGCAGCGCATCCGCTCCGAACGCACCGCCGACCCCCTCGCCGACCTGTCCGACCAGGAACGCGCCGTCTTCGACCTCATCGGCGAAGGCCTCACCAACCGAGAAATCGCCGAACGCCTCTTCCTCGCGGAGAAGACCATCAAGAACTACGTCTCCCGCCTGCTCGCCAAACTCGGCATGCAACGCCGCACCCAGGCCGCTGTCCTCGCGACGGAGTTGCGGAACAGCAAGCGCGGCTAG
- a CDS encoding LLM class F420-dependent oxidoreductase, with amino-acid sequence MRIGMGLNYSGGFTETADEVADLERAGLDIVFVPEAYSFDAVSQIGYLAAKTSTVELASGIFQIYTRTPSLTAMTAAGLDFVSNGRFVMGIGASGPQVIEGFHGVKYDAPLGRTRELVDICRQVWRREKVEHQGKYYQIPLPAEQGTGLGKPLKLINHPVRERIPIVIASLGPKNVAMTAEIAEGWEPIFFHPEKADAVWGEALAAGKAKRDPSLGDLQVYASPTLAIGDDVEPMLQWIKPHLALYIGGMGAKGKNFYNDLACRYGYEAEAEKIQDLYLAGKKDEAAAAVPDELVRAVSLIGTEDFVKERVAAFAAAGVTTLNVTPLAADRAGRVAQIEKLRAITG; translated from the coding sequence ATGCGTATCGGTATGGGCTTGAACTACAGCGGTGGATTCACCGAGACCGCCGACGAGGTCGCCGACCTGGAACGGGCGGGCCTGGACATCGTGTTCGTCCCCGAGGCGTACTCGTTCGACGCGGTGAGCCAGATCGGTTACCTCGCCGCGAAGACGTCGACGGTGGAACTCGCGTCCGGCATCTTCCAGATCTACACCCGCACCCCGAGTCTCACGGCGATGACGGCGGCCGGGCTGGACTTCGTCTCGAACGGCCGCTTCGTCATGGGCATCGGCGCGTCCGGCCCGCAGGTGATCGAGGGCTTCCACGGCGTCAAGTACGACGCCCCGCTCGGCCGCACCCGCGAACTCGTCGACATCTGCCGTCAGGTGTGGCGCCGCGAGAAGGTCGAACACCAGGGCAAGTACTATCAGATCCCGCTGCCCGCAGAGCAGGGCACGGGACTGGGTAAGCCGCTCAAGCTCATCAATCATCCGGTGCGCGAACGCATCCCGATCGTCATCGCGTCCCTGGGACCCAAGAACGTCGCGATGACCGCGGAGATCGCCGAGGGCTGGGAACCGATCTTCTTCCACCCCGAGAAGGCGGACGCGGTGTGGGGCGAGGCGCTCGCCGCGGGCAAGGCGAAGCGTGATCCGAGCCTCGGTGACCTGCAGGTCTACGCGAGCCCCACCCTCGCGATCGGCGACGACGTCGAACCGATGCTGCAGTGGATCAAACCGCACCTGGCGCTGTACATCGGCGGCATGGGCGCCAAGGGCAAGAACTTCTACAACGACCTCGCCTGCCGGTACGGCTACGAGGCGGAGGCCGAGAAGATCCAGGACCTCTACCTCGCGGGCAAGAAGGACGAGGCGGCCGCCGCCGTCCCCGACGAACTCGTGCGGGCCGTCTCGCTCATCGGCACCGAGGACTTCGTCAAGGAACGGGTCGCCGCGTTCGCGGCCGCCGGGGTCACCACCCTCAACGTGACACCGCTCGCCGCCGACCGGGCGGGCCGTGTCGCACAGATCGAGAAGCTGCGCGCGATCACCGGCTGA
- a CDS encoding universal stress protein produces the protein MNATEAIVVAVDGSESASNAVVWAARAAAFHRRRLHIVTAVHIPAFYYSEPYLARSFQDELRDTAKARLDSAHVLARQSAEPIGSIDVTTDAVDGRPAPTLIEMSATASMLVLGSHGHGEITGLIVGSVTAAVAAHAECPVVVVRGRTLDGLPPTEGPIVVGVDGSESCRPAVEAAFVEASARGAGLVAVNVWSDVSVQPSLGATPDDPHWSRIQAGEEVVLAERLAGCREQYPDVDVERVVARDRPVRVLSEYAEQAQLIVVGTRGRGGFRGMLLGSTSRAMLHTADCPVMIVPSNT, from the coding sequence ATGAACGCAACCGAGGCGATCGTCGTCGCTGTCGACGGATCCGAATCGGCGTCGAACGCGGTGGTGTGGGCGGCCCGCGCCGCCGCCTTCCACCGGCGCCGCCTGCACATCGTCACCGCCGTCCACATCCCGGCGTTCTACTACTCCGAGCCCTACCTGGCGCGCAGCTTCCAGGACGAACTGCGTGACACCGCGAAGGCCCGTCTCGACTCCGCGCACGTGCTGGCCCGGCAGTCCGCGGAGCCGATCGGCTCGATCGACGTCACCACCGATGCCGTCGACGGGCGCCCCGCGCCGACCCTGATCGAGATGTCGGCGACCGCGTCGATGCTCGTCCTCGGCTCGCACGGGCACGGTGAGATCACCGGGCTGATCGTCGGTTCCGTCACCGCGGCCGTCGCCGCCCACGCCGAGTGCCCGGTCGTCGTGGTCCGCGGCCGCACTCTCGACGGGCTCCCGCCGACCGAGGGGCCGATCGTGGTGGGTGTCGACGGCTCCGAATCGTGCCGGCCCGCGGTCGAGGCCGCGTTCGTGGAGGCGTCGGCGCGTGGTGCGGGACTCGTCGCCGTCAACGTGTGGAGCGACGTGAGCGTTCAGCCGTCCCTCGGCGCCACCCCCGACGACCCGCACTGGAGCCGCATCCAGGCCGGTGAGGAAGTGGTGCTCGCCGAGCGACTCGCCGGCTGCCGGGAACAGTACCCGGACGTCGACGTCGAACGTGTCGTCGCCCGGGACCGGCCGGTGCGGGTGCTCAGCGAGTACGCCGAACAGGCACAGCTGATCGTGGTCGGCACCCGCGGACGGGGCGGCTTCCGCGGCATGCTGCTCGGGTCGACGAGCCGCGCGATGCTGCACACCGCGGACTGCCCGGTGATGATCGTGCCGTCGAACACCTGA
- a CDS encoding ATP-binding cassette domain-containing protein, producing MRTSAHRPARANAQLTVSDVSVTRGAISVLNQVDLTVTPTSRIAIVGENGRGKSTLLHVLDGTLTPDTGTVHRIGTLGVAEQEMPVADDRTVGRAVAEAIAAPLAALTALDAAAHALADGSAGAAQRYAVALEDAEAQDAWDAERRVQIALEALDAETDPDRLLRELSVGQRYRVRLACLLGGGDDFLLLDEPTNHLDHSGLEFLTAQLRSRRSGVVVVTHDRALLSDVAETVVDLDPSPDGRPRVYGNGYAGYREGRTAERLRWEQEYDRQQAEHARLAESLAAARNRLVSGWRPEKGTDKHGRATRAGGLVQSVHRRQEQLDAHAVTVPEPPQQLRFPELPTRTGAVLLRADRVGVTARLAGPVSLTLEHRGRLVVTGPNGAGKSTLLRVLARELQPDTGSVWTPQGSRVGVLRQETSLPLHRRASEVYAARVDALRAAGVLPESGVAGLSQLGLLRARESGKRIGELSTGQQRRLDLALLLAAAPHVLLLDEPTNHLSIALVDELTEALGATLAAVVLSTHDRQLLRDVDDWPALHLDAAVGSTAPV from the coding sequence ATGCGTACCTCTGCTCATCGACCGGCGCGTGCCAACGCGCAGCTCACCGTCTCCGACGTCTCCGTGACGCGTGGGGCGATCTCCGTCCTGAACCAGGTCGATCTCACCGTCACGCCGACGTCGCGTATCGCGATCGTGGGTGAGAACGGGCGGGGCAAGTCGACCCTGCTCCACGTGCTCGACGGCACCCTCACCCCGGACACCGGCACGGTGCACCGCATCGGGACGCTGGGTGTCGCGGAACAGGAAATGCCGGTGGCCGACGATCGCACCGTGGGCCGTGCCGTGGCGGAGGCCATCGCCGCACCGCTCGCGGCGCTGACGGCGCTCGACGCGGCCGCACACGCACTCGCGGACGGGAGTGCCGGTGCCGCGCAGCGGTATGCGGTCGCACTCGAGGATGCCGAGGCACAGGACGCCTGGGACGCCGAGCGGCGGGTGCAGATCGCACTCGAGGCACTCGACGCGGAAACCGACCCGGACCGGCTGCTGCGGGAACTCTCGGTGGGACAGCGGTATCGCGTGCGTCTCGCGTGTCTGCTGGGCGGCGGCGACGACTTCCTGCTGCTCGACGAGCCCACCAACCATCTCGACCACAGTGGGCTCGAGTTCCTGACGGCGCAGCTCCGGTCGCGTCGCAGTGGCGTGGTCGTCGTCACGCACGATCGTGCCCTGCTGTCGGACGTCGCGGAGACCGTCGTCGATCTCGATCCGTCACCCGACGGTCGGCCGCGCGTGTACGGCAACGGTTACGCCGGTTATCGCGAGGGCCGGACGGCCGAACGTCTGCGCTGGGAGCAGGAGTACGACCGTCAGCAGGCCGAACACGCCCGGCTGGCGGAGAGTCTCGCCGCGGCCCGGAATCGGCTGGTGTCCGGGTGGCGTCCGGAGAAGGGGACGGACAAACACGGGCGCGCGACCCGCGCGGGCGGGCTGGTGCAGAGCGTGCACCGCCGGCAGGAACAGCTCGACGCCCACGCGGTGACCGTGCCGGAGCCGCCGCAGCAACTCCGCTTCCCCGAGCTGCCGACGAGAACCGGTGCGGTACTGCTGCGCGCCGATCGGGTCGGCGTGACGGCCCGTCTGGCCGGCCCGGTCTCGCTCACGCTCGAGCACCGCGGACGCCTGGTCGTGACCGGGCCGAACGGGGCCGGGAAGTCGACCCTGCTGCGGGTGCTCGCGCGGGAGCTGCAACCGGACACGGGCTCGGTGTGGACGCCTCAGGGGTCCCGCGTGGGCGTCCTCCGTCAGGAGACCTCGTTGCCGTTGCACCGGCGGGCGAGCGAGGTCTATGCCGCCCGCGTCGACGCGCTCCGGGCGGCGGGGGTGCTACCGGAATCGGGCGTGGCCGGGCTGTCCCAGCTCGGTCTTCTGCGGGCCCGCGAGTCGGGCAAGCGGATCGGTGAGCTGTCGACGGGTCAGCAGCGCCGCCTCGATCTGGCGCTGCTGCTCGCGGCGGCACCGCACGTGCTCCTGCTGGACGAGCCCACCAACCACCTGTCGATCGCTCTCGTCGACGAACTGACCGAGGCTCTCGGCGCGACCCTGGCGGCGGTTGTCCTCTCCACCCACGACCGGCAGCTGCTCCGCGACGTCGACGACTGGCCCGCGCTGCACCTGGATGCGGCGGTGGGCAGTACGGCACCGGTGTGA
- a CDS encoding Dabb family protein → MFEVTRLIRFADGADDTARHAVLDGVRAAVAPTAVAALAEPVLPGGIGGTDAVARIRFADETGWQAIEAGVSDALGSAAVAHVDGVVHTGRVCPSRGGTPTIFRTLLVAVDPAADPELVRRFESETAAMPHYIPSIGPAQCAPAGDPVGDARWTHVWEQEYATLDGLTGPYMTHPYHWAHVDRWFDPERGQRIVTALRHSFVTVGASLLTAGCPTISA, encoded by the coding sequence ATGTTTGAGGTGACGCGGCTGATCCGGTTCGCCGACGGCGCCGACGACACGGCCCGGCACGCGGTCCTGGACGGGGTACGCGCGGCGGTCGCACCGACCGCGGTCGCGGCACTGGCCGAACCGGTCCTGCCGGGCGGCATCGGCGGGACCGACGCGGTGGCACGTATTCGTTTTGCCGACGAAACAGGTTGGCAGGCAATCGAGGCCGGCGTATCGGACGCTCTCGGTTCGGCCGCGGTCGCCCACGTCGACGGGGTCGTCCACACCGGCCGGGTGTGCCCGTCGCGCGGCGGCACGCCGACGATCTTCCGCACCCTGCTGGTGGCGGTCGATCCGGCCGCCGACCCGGAGCTGGTGCGCCGGTTCGAGTCCGAGACCGCAGCGATGCCGCACTACATCCCGTCGATCGGCCCGGCTCAGTGCGCGCCGGCCGGCGACCCGGTCGGAGACGCCCGGTGGACCCATGTGTGGGAGCAGGAGTACGCGACCCTCGACGGACTGACCGGCCCGTACATGACACACCCCTACCACTGGGCGCACGTGGACCGCTGGTTCGACCCCGAGCGCGGGCAGCGGATCGTGACGGCACTGCGGCACAGTTTCGTCACCGTCGGTGCGTCACTGCTCACGGCGGGGTGTCCTACGATTTCTGCATGA
- a CDS encoding Rrf2 family transcriptional regulator, giving the protein MQLTQFTDLGLRIVMRLAAEPVADAPSEPGTRVIAQQLSVSYSHATKVVARLSELGVLTTRRGRGGGLAITDLGRSAPLGWLTRQLEGDAEVVTCEGDNPCPFRRDCRLRSALRDAQNAFYDALDTLTVRDLAATGSSTENLLSALTVPAAK; this is encoded by the coding sequence ATGCAGTTGACGCAGTTCACCGATCTGGGCTTGCGGATCGTGATGCGCCTGGCAGCCGAACCGGTCGCCGACGCACCGTCCGAGCCCGGCACTCGTGTGATCGCACAGCAACTCTCGGTGTCGTACAGCCATGCCACGAAAGTGGTTGCCCGGCTGAGCGAACTCGGAGTCCTCACCACCCGCAGAGGGCGCGGCGGAGGCCTCGCGATCACCGACCTGGGGCGGAGCGCGCCCCTCGGGTGGCTGACCCGGCAGCTCGAGGGAGACGCCGAGGTCGTGACGTGCGAAGGAGACAATCCGTGCCCGTTTCGGCGCGATTGTCGACTACGATCCGCCCTGCGTGACGCCCAGAACGCGTTCTACGACGCCCTGGACACCCTGACGGTCCGCGACCTCGCCGCGACCGGATCGTCGACCGAGAACCTGCTGTCGGCACTCACCGTGCCGGCAGCGAAGTAG
- a CDS encoding mycofactocin-coupled SDR family oxidoreductase, translating to MPGRVSGKVAFVTGAARGQGRSHALRLAEEGADIIALDLVDGIDTVTRFYPASTEDDLADTVRGVERLGRRIVAGKVDVRDFDAVRELLDRGVAELGRVDIVVANAGIFISGQPAHRITEAEWDDVLDVNLKGVWHTCKAAVPHLIEQGDGGSIILTSSTAGIKGTPKAAAYAASKHAVVGLMRTLVGELGEHRIRANTVHPGATDTDMIINDRCFGLFVPGVENPTKEQVAPIFAGTNALPVPWVDPVDVSHAVLFLASDEARYVTGTELKVDAGFTAR from the coding sequence ATGCCCGGACGGGTATCAGGAAAAGTGGCTTTCGTCACCGGTGCGGCACGCGGCCAGGGGCGCAGTCACGCGCTTCGCCTCGCGGAGGAGGGGGCGGACATCATCGCCCTCGACCTGGTCGACGGCATCGACACGGTGACCCGTTTCTACCCGGCTTCCACCGAGGACGATCTCGCCGACACGGTGCGGGGTGTCGAGCGACTCGGACGCCGCATCGTCGCGGGGAAGGTCGACGTCCGCGACTTCGACGCCGTGCGTGAACTGCTCGACCGCGGTGTCGCCGAACTCGGTCGCGTCGACATCGTCGTGGCGAACGCCGGCATCTTCATCAGCGGCCAACCGGCTCATCGCATCACCGAGGCCGAATGGGACGACGTCCTCGACGTCAACCTCAAGGGGGTGTGGCACACGTGCAAGGCCGCGGTTCCGCACCTGATCGAGCAGGGCGACGGCGGATCGATCATCCTCACCAGTTCCACGGCGGGGATCAAGGGCACACCGAAAGCGGCCGCATACGCGGCCAGCAAGCATGCGGTGGTCGGGCTGATGCGGACCCTCGTCGGTGAACTCGGCGAACACCGTATCCGGGCGAACACCGTCCACCCGGGCGCGACCGACACGGACATGATCATCAACGATCGTTGCTTCGGGCTGTTCGTGCCCGGTGTCGAGAATCCGACCAAGGAGCAGGTGGCCCCGATCTTCGCCGGAACGAACGCCCTCCCGGTCCCGTGGGTGGATCCGGTCGACGTCTCCCACGCGGTGCTGTTCCTGGCGTCGGACGAAGCCCGCTACGTCACCGGCACCGAACTGAAGGTCGACGCCGGGTTCACCGCACGCTGA